From Etheostoma cragini isolate CJK2018 chromosome 14, CSU_Ecrag_1.0, whole genome shotgun sequence, the proteins below share one genomic window:
- the galnt12 gene encoding polypeptide N-acetylgalactosaminyltransferase 12, which yields MAHCGRRNRPKLLWFFFGVTLVGYLLFLRHNSADVSATNRREAPEDREPDDKELKKPVYERLPLDLNALGEMGRAVRLNLNAEEKMKEEESIQKHQINTYVSDKVSLHRRLPERWNPLCRELKYDYRSLPTTSVVIAFYNEAWSTLLRTVHSVLETSPDILLKEVVLVDDYSDRAHLKEPLEKHISGLRKVRLIRATKREGLVRARLLGASITTGDVLTFLDCHCECHEGWLEPLLRRIKEEPSAVVCPVIDVIDWNTFEYLGNSGEPQVGGFDWRLVFTWHAVPDYEQKRRRSPIDVIRSPTMAGGLFAVSKNYFHYLGTYDTGMEVWGGENLEFSFRIWQCGGSLEVHPCSHVGHVFPKKAPYSRSKALANSVRAAEVWMDEYKEVYYHRNPHARLEAFGDVSKRKKLREKLGCKSFKWYLDNVYPDIHVPEDRPGMFGMLKNRGKTQYCFDYNPVDEHKVVGQRVILYPCHGMGQNQFFEYSTYGEIRYNTREPAGCVVGDNISTYLTLQLCKKRGQQVPPDQKFVFREDGSLYHAVSQKCVQAVDKTDNGTPAPSLQPCSDSLHQKWFFEERM from the exons ATGGCACACTGCGGAAGAAGGAATCGACCCAAGTTACTTTGGTTTTTCTTTGGTGTCACTTTAGTGGGATATCTACTATTTCTCAGACACAATTCTGCGGACGTGAGCGCGACAAATCGACGAGAGGCCCCCGAAGATCGAGAGCCGGATGATAAAGAGCTGAAGAAACCCGTCTACGAGAGGCTCCCTTTGGATTTGAATGCCCTGGGTGAAATGGGGAGAGCCGTCAGACTGAATCTGAACGcagaggagaaaatgaaagaggagGAAAGCATACAAAAGCATCAGATTAACACTTATGTCAGTGACAAAGTGTCGCTACACCGGAGGCTGCCAGAGAGATGGAACCCTCT TTGCAGGGAGCTGAAGTACGACTACCGGTCCCTGCCGACAACCTCCGTGGTCATTGCCTTCTACAACGAGGCCTGGTCCACCTTGTTGAGGACGGTCCACAGCGTGCTGGAGACGTCGCCCGACATCCTGCTGAAAGAGGTGGTGCTGGTGGACGACTATAGTGATAGAG CTCATCTGAAGGAGCCACTGGAGAAGCACATCTCAGGATTGAGGAAGGTGCGTCTGATCCGGGCCACCAAGAGGGAGGGGTTGGTGCGGGCTCGGTTGCTCGGGGCGTCCATTACCACGGGTGATGTGCTGACCTTCCTGGACTGTCACTGCGAGTGCCATGAAGGCTGGTTAGAGCCCCTGCTCCGCAG GATCAAAGAGGAGCCGTCGGCTGTGGTGTGTCCTGTCATTGATGTGATCGACTGGAACACCTTTGAGTATTTGGGGAACTCTGGCGAACCCCAGGTCGGGGGGTTTGATTGGCGGTTGGTCTTTACCTGGCACGCTGTCCCAGATTATGAACAGAAACGCCGTCGCTCGCCCATTGATGTCATCAG atCTCCTACTATGGCAGGTGGCCTGTTTGCTGTGAGCAAGAACTACTTCCATTACCTGGGGACATACGACACAGGGATGGAGGTGTGGGGAGGAGAGAACCTGGAATTCTCTTTTAGG ATTTGGCAGTGTGGGGGCAGCCTGGAGGTTCACCCATGCTCCCATGTGGGTCATGTGTTCCCTAAAAAGGCCCCTTACTCACGAAGCAAAGCTCTGGCAAACAGCGTGAGAGCCGCTGAAGTCTGGATGGATGAATACAAAGAGGTCTACTACCATCGAAACCCCCACGCTCGACTG GAGGCCTTTGGAGATGTGAGCAAGCGGAAGAAGCTCAGAGAGAAGCTGGGCTGTAAGAGCTTCAAGTGGTATCTGGATAATGTTTACCCTGATATTCATGTCCCAGAGGATCGGCCAGGCATGTTTGGGATG TTGAAGAACCGTGGCAAGACTCAATATTGCTTTGACTACAACCCAGTAGATGAACACAAAGTGGTGGGCCAAAGGGTCATCCTCTACCCGTGTCACGGCATGGGTCAGAACCAG TTCTTTGAATACTCCACGTACGGTGAGATCCGCTATAACACAAGGGAACCTGCTGGATGCGTTGTGGGTGACAACATCAGCACATACCTGACTCTCCAGTTGTGTAAAAAAAGGGGGCAGCAAGTACCTCCAGACCAGAAATTTGTCTTCAGGGAG GACGGGAGCCTGTACCACGCGGTGAGCCAGAAGTGTGTTCAGGCAGTAGACAAGACCGACAACGGGACACCAGCCCCTTCCCTCCAACCCTGCTCCGACAGCCTCCACCAAAAGTGGTTCTTTGAGGAGAGAATGTAA
- the poc1bl gene encoding polypeptide N-acetylgalactosaminyltransferase 4 — protein sequence MRGRCSRKLSVLAKACFLLWVLWLGYLLLARSSIPSLSSVEEEDEGRNVVARQLAVETSGADGQLSRPLYVKPSPDNNALGEWGRATHLNLSPEEKKLEQDSVERYAINIYVSDKISLHRHIRDHRMNECRSKKFDYRRLPTTSVIIAFYNEAWSTLLRTIHSVLETTPAILLKEIILIDDYSDRGYLKSQLADYISNLGRVRLIRTNKREGLVRARLIGATYATGDVLTFLDCHCECVPGWIEPLLERIGENASIIVCPVIDTIDWNTFEFYMQTDEPMIGGFDWRLTFQWHSVPEVERKRRKSRIYPIRSPTMAGGLFAVSKAYFEHLGTYDMGMEVWGGENLELSFRVWQCGGSLEIHPCSHVGHVFPKKAPYARPNFLQNTVRAAEVWMDSYKQHFYNRNPPAKKETYGDISERLLLRERLKCNSFDWYLKNIYPELHVPEDREGWHGAVRSSGIHSECLDYNSPEHSPTGAHLSLFGCHGQGGNQYFEYTSQKEIRFNSVTELCAEVAEGQPSIGMRHCPSDGEPKPPSITWDFRKDGSIYHPQSDMCVTAYRTPEGRTDTQMRRCTPGDKNQQWKFEW from the exons ATGAGGGGACGTTGCTCTCGAAAACTTAGTGTGCTGGCCAAGGCTTGCTTCCTGCTCTGGGTGCTGTGGCTGGGCTACCTTCTGTTAGCGCGCTCTTCCATCCCCTCCTTATCctctgtggaggaggaagacgagggcCGCAACGTTGTGGCGAGACAGCTCGCCGTAGAGACGAGCGGGGCTGATGGGCAGCTGTCTAGGCCCCTCTACGTTAAGCCGTCGCCGGACAACAATGCGCTTGGGGAGTGGGGTCGGGCTACACACCTCAACCTCAGCCCGGAGGAAAAGAAACTCGAGCAGGACAGCGTGGAGCGCTATGCTATCAACATCTATGTCAGTGATAAGATTTCCCTCCATCGGCACATCCGTGATCACAGGATGAATGA ATGCCGAAGTAAGAAGTTTGACTACCGGCGTTTACCCACAACATCTGTGATCATAGCCTTCTACAACGAGGCCTGGTCCACTCTGCTGAGGACCATTCACAGTGTCCTGGAGACCACGCCTGCCATCCTGTTGAAAGAGATCATCCTCATTGATGACTACAGTGACCGAG gctacCTGAAGTCCCAACTGGCTGACTACATCAGTAATCTGGGACGTGTGCGCCTCATCCGCACCAACAAAAGGGAGGGTCTGGTGCGGGCGCGTCTCATTGGGGCCACCTATGCTACAGGGGACGTACTGACATTTCTTGATTGCCACTGTGAGTGTGTCCCTGGCTGGATTGAGCCTCTGCTGGAAAG GATTGGTGAGAACGCCAGTATCATTGTGTGCCCTGTGATTGACACCATTGACTGGAACACCTTCGAGTTTTACATGCAAACGGATGAGCCGATGATCGGAGGTTTTGACTGGAGACTCACCTTTCAGTGGCATTCTGTCCCCGAAGTGGAACGCAAGAGGCGCAAGTCACGCATTTACCCCATCAG GTCTCCGACAATGGCAGGTGGATTATTTGCTGTAAGCAAGGCCTACTTTGAGCATCTGGGCACATATGACATGGGAATGGAGGTGTGGGGAGGAGAAAACCTGGAGCTCTCCTTCAGA GTGTGGCAATGCGGAGGCAGCCTAGAGATTCACCCCTGCTCTCATGTGGGCCATGTGTTCCCTAAAAAGGCCCCTTATGCACGGCCCAACTTTCTCCAGAACACCGTACGAGCTGCAGAGGTTTGGATGGACTCTTATAAACAGCACTTCTACAACAGGAATCCCCCTGCCAAAAAG GAGACCTATGGGGATATCTCAGAGCGGCTGCTGCTGAGGGAGAGGCTGAAATGCAACAGTTTTGACTGGTATCTGAAGAATATCTACCCTGAACTACACGTACCTGAGGACAGGGAGGGCTGGCACGGGGCT GTGCGTAGCTCAGGGATACACTCAGAGTGTCTGGACTACAACTCCCCAGAGCACAGTCCCACAGGTGCCCACCTTTCTCTGTTTGGCTGCCACGGCCAGGGAGGCAACCAG TACTTTGAATACACAAGTCAGAAGGAGATCCGTTTCAACTCCGTGACGGAGCTGTGTGCTGAAGTAGCTGAGGGACAGCCCTCCATCGGTATGAGGCACTGCCCTAGTGATGGAGAGCCTAAGCCACCCAGTATCACCTGGGACTTCAGAAAG GATGGGTCAATCTACCACCCTCAGTCAGACATGTGTGTGACCGCCTACCGCACACCAGAGGGTCGCACAGACACCCAGATGAGGCGGTGTACCCCAGGAGACAAAAATCAGCAGTGGAAGTTTGAGTGgtag